A genomic stretch from Argiope bruennichi chromosome 2, qqArgBrue1.1, whole genome shotgun sequence includes:
- the LOC129959060 gene encoding peptide methionine sulfoxide reductase-like, with the protein MYALLQILTTNARSLFTVVFTPYHAAAIHQSSNMKTATFAMGCFWHPDALFGCQKGVKRTRVGYTGGSLRNPTYRNLGDHTEAIDIDYDPVIISYENLLELFWKNHDPTVPHKRQYRTAIFYRDEEQKALASESKKEKEKVFRNQILTAIEPFNIFYNAEDYHQKYYLQTHHTKLFNSLGIKPKDLVDSTIAAKLNGYVVGENTLEAFHSDSELSSLSPENKAYVEKMIAKGKQAHC; encoded by the exons ATGTATGCTTTACTTCAGATATTGACAACAAATGCCCGATCATTATTTACAGTTGTTTTCACTCCTTATCACGCTGCGGCTATTCATCAATCTTCAAATATGAAAACAGCAACTTTTGCAATGGGATGTTTTTGGCATCCTGATGCTCTTTTTGGATGCCAAAAAGGAGTTAAACGTACTCGTGTTGGTTATACAGGCGGGTCATTACGTAATCCTACATACCGAAATTT agGTGATCACACTGAAGCTATTGATATAGATTATGATCCAGTAATTATTAGTTATGAAAATCTTTTAGAACTCTTTTGGAAAAATCATGATCCTACTGTACCTCATAAAAGGCAATATCGTACTGCTATTTTCTACAGAGATGAAGAACAAAAGGCTTTAGCTTCCGAgagtaagaaagaaaaagaaaaagttttcagaaatcaGATTTTGACAGCAATTGaaccatttaatatattttataatgctgaaga ttatcatcaaaaatattatctccAAACGCATCATACCAAACTTTTCAATAGCCTAGGGATAAAACCAAAAGATTTGGTTGATTCTACAATAGCAGCTAAATTAAATGGTTATGTTGTTGGAGAAAATACATTGGAGGCTTTCCATTCTGACAGTGAATTATCCAGCCTTTCACCAGAAAATAAAGCTTATGTTGAGAAAATGATAGCTAAAGGAAAGCAAGCTCATTGCTGA
- the LOC129961885 gene encoding prefoldin subunit 6-like, with the protein MGSEEFQKRLSQELDKMKTIQKNMQKAMSAKQTLDGQLSENNVVKEELEFLTPENKVYKMTGPVLVEQDIEEAKQNVEKRIMFITSEIRRNEDLLKDLSSQQDKQQEILQRLQKEFAEEQQMKMAKK; encoded by the coding sequence ATGGGATCAGAGGAATTTCAAAAGAGGTTATCTCAAGAACtggataaaatgaaaacaatccagaaaaatatgcaaaaagcgATGTCGGCAAAACAAACTTTAGATGGCCAGCTGTCTGAAAATAATGTTGTTAAAGAAGAATTGGAATTCCTTACACCAGAAAACAAGGTTTACAAAATGACAGGGCCTGTTCTTGTTGAGCAAGACATCGAAGAAGCCAAGCAAAATGTTGAGAAAAGAATTATGTTCATTACGTCCGAGATCAGACGTAATGAAGATTTACTGAAAGATCTAAGCAGCCAGCAGGACAAGCAGCAAGAAATATTGCAACGTCTCCAGAAGGAATTTGCAGAGGAACAGCAAATGAAGATggctaaaaagtaa